A window of Pirellula sp. SH-Sr6A contains these coding sequences:
- a CDS encoding ATP-binding protein, with amino-acid sequence MRTETIVESSEASLREAYQQLQGGANAIPWWERRDLAQGLSEGFVVGTASETAFLLLERLARDPKWEVRAAIADLLPVLPEAERKRLTELLLGDSNTHVRRTVEHAIERRKREIRATGKARKSADQVSAQLQAIEDEFGKTAATKALRLAERYSEMLVASIVHDLRSIITHLKVNCFSLIDEVSVDAGNQAKRYGNRVRNDLQLLESSVEDMVTFTRPVPTERLPERLAVLVAEALELTRDNVRKSKFEPDIVSVQHDVPESIVVPLARHQIVIALANVLKNAYEAFQANGAMRPGAIRIAASTCQKWVTLTIEDTGQGICDEELRTPLLLTPGRRNKSKRQSTGYGLPIAARNVAAHGGSLRLESRENEGTTVTILLPRECQ; translated from the coding sequence ATGCGTACTGAGACGATCGTCGAAAGCTCTGAGGCAAGCTTGCGCGAAGCGTATCAGCAGCTTCAAGGAGGAGCCAATGCGATTCCCTGGTGGGAACGACGGGACCTCGCACAGGGATTGTCTGAGGGCTTCGTTGTTGGCACAGCGTCCGAAACGGCGTTCCTGCTCTTGGAGCGATTGGCAAGAGATCCGAAATGGGAGGTTCGGGCTGCGATTGCGGATCTGCTTCCCGTTTTACCCGAGGCAGAAAGGAAGCGATTGACCGAACTGCTCTTAGGTGATTCGAACACTCACGTGCGACGGACGGTCGAACATGCGATCGAACGGCGAAAGCGCGAGATTCGAGCCACTGGTAAGGCTCGCAAGTCGGCCGACCAAGTTTCTGCGCAGCTGCAAGCCATCGAGGATGAGTTTGGTAAAACCGCAGCGACGAAAGCGCTTCGCTTAGCGGAGCGTTACAGCGAAATGCTGGTCGCTTCGATCGTCCACGATCTGCGGAGCATCATTACCCATCTCAAGGTGAATTGCTTTTCGCTCATCGATGAGGTGAGCGTCGATGCGGGGAACCAAGCCAAGCGGTATGGAAACCGGGTTCGAAACGACCTGCAGCTGCTGGAATCCTCCGTGGAAGACATGGTCACTTTCACCCGACCGGTCCCTACGGAGCGATTGCCGGAGCGATTGGCGGTCTTGGTCGCCGAGGCGCTAGAACTGACGCGTGATAACGTACGCAAATCCAAGTTTGAGCCGGATATCGTATCGGTCCAACATGACGTGCCAGAATCGATCGTCGTGCCCCTGGCGCGGCATCAAATCGTGATTGCCTTGGCCAACGTTCTCAAGAACGCCTACGAGGCGTTCCAAGCCAATGGAGCGATGCGACCGGGGGCGATCCGCATTGCGGCTTCGACGTGCCAGAAATGGGTCACCCTTACGATCGAAGATACAGGCCAAGGTATCTGTGACGAGGAGCTTCGAACTCCCCTATTGTTGACGCCTGGCCGGCGCAACAAATCCAAACGACAAAGCACAGGCTACGGGCTGCCCATCGCGGCACGCAACGTAGCAGCACATGGAGGAAGTCTACGACTGGAGAGTCGCGAAAACGAGGGGACCACGGTAACGATCCTCTTACCACGAGAATGTCAGTAG
- a CDS encoding AAA family ATPase, with protein sequence MDHHFSSHRIRCIAIIGGFLDGTKFELADGLNCFIGARGAGKTTMLEFVRYALDALPSREEQPVERRRIESLVEKNLAGGRVEVTIETKDGMQYIVSRSSGDEPIVLTIDRQPTDISFKTGMVFGADIYSQNEVETIADCKASQLALLDKFQADSIADIQSRIDHITSQLAANASQIVPLQQRIVALTDELATIASVEEQLARFGAAGGQDAATINKAHTLKALRDREHRIARSGYQALAQYNDDLTTFKGRLVQNAAALIDKEVTSGPNGPMVQDLLNVVSQCGIAIDQVIQDAKSKIAEAINQVTAMGTRLTTTHRQQEMDFQALIEKHQEAQGQAAERAKLERLRNDLLAKQRQKQQFVEQLGELESERQNLIRRLSEQRDERFAVREAIVKNINSHLAPAIRVSISQNGNPDRYQKILEEGLKNARVKHGVVAQKIVDVFVPWDLVVALRRRDSGVLIERAELNPDQAEKVVTAMANSPALFELETVELMDLPTIELKDGETYKESLSLSTGQKCTTVLPLLLLESANPLLVDQPEDNLDNRFISEAVVEAILKMKSRRQMIFVTHNPNIPVLGDAERVFVLDSDGATSRKSNEGTVDECKREIVNLLEGGENAFKVRKHRYAY encoded by the coding sequence ATGGATCATCATTTCAGCTCGCACCGCATTCGGTGCATCGCCATCATCGGAGGCTTTCTTGACGGAACCAAGTTCGAATTGGCCGATGGCCTCAATTGCTTCATCGGAGCTCGCGGAGCCGGTAAAACCACCATGCTGGAGTTCGTTCGCTATGCGCTCGACGCTCTTCCGAGCCGCGAAGAACAACCCGTCGAGCGTCGACGCATCGAGTCCCTCGTGGAGAAGAATCTCGCCGGTGGACGCGTCGAGGTCACCATTGAAACCAAGGATGGAATGCAGTACATCGTCAGCCGATCCTCCGGTGACGAACCGATCGTCCTAACGATCGATCGACAGCCGACGGACATTTCATTCAAAACTGGGATGGTTTTTGGAGCGGACATCTATTCCCAAAACGAAGTGGAGACGATCGCTGACTGCAAGGCATCCCAGCTGGCGCTCCTGGACAAATTCCAAGCCGACTCGATCGCGGATATCCAATCGCGCATCGATCACATCACCAGCCAATTGGCTGCCAATGCCAGCCAGATTGTCCCGCTCCAGCAACGGATCGTAGCCCTCACAGATGAGTTGGCGACCATTGCCAGTGTAGAAGAGCAATTGGCTCGATTCGGCGCAGCAGGAGGCCAAGACGCCGCGACGATCAACAAGGCTCACACCTTAAAAGCCTTGCGTGACCGCGAACATCGGATTGCTCGTTCGGGATACCAAGCCCTCGCGCAATACAACGATGATCTTACGACCTTCAAAGGACGCTTGGTCCAAAACGCGGCGGCTCTGATCGATAAGGAGGTCACCAGCGGTCCAAATGGCCCCATGGTTCAAGACCTCCTAAATGTCGTAAGCCAATGCGGAATCGCGATCGACCAGGTAATCCAAGACGCGAAATCCAAAATCGCAGAGGCGATCAATCAAGTCACTGCAATGGGGACCCGTCTCACCACGACGCATCGTCAGCAGGAAATGGATTTCCAAGCATTGATTGAAAAGCATCAAGAGGCGCAAGGCCAAGCTGCCGAACGGGCTAAGCTGGAGCGGCTCCGTAACGACCTTCTGGCCAAACAACGTCAGAAACAACAGTTCGTCGAACAATTGGGGGAACTGGAGTCCGAACGTCAAAACCTGATCCGGCGATTATCGGAACAGCGAGACGAGCGATTCGCCGTTCGGGAGGCGATTGTCAAGAACATCAACTCGCACTTAGCTCCGGCGATCCGAGTGAGCATCTCCCAAAACGGCAATCCTGATCGCTACCAAAAGATCCTCGAAGAGGGGCTCAAGAACGCACGCGTCAAACACGGAGTCGTTGCCCAAAAGATCGTTGACGTCTTTGTCCCTTGGGATCTGGTTGTTGCTCTGCGTCGCCGCGATTCGGGAGTGCTGATCGAACGAGCCGAGCTGAATCCCGACCAAGCCGAGAAGGTGGTCACCGCGATGGCAAACTCTCCGGCACTGTTCGAACTGGAAACGGTCGAACTGATGGATCTGCCGACGATCGAACTCAAGGATGGAGAAACTTACAAGGAGTCGCTCTCGCTATCGACGGGACAGAAGTGCACCACCGTTCTGCCGCTGCTGCTCCTAGAGAGCGCAAACCCTCTGTTGGTCGATCAGCCCGAAGATAACCTGGACAATCGATTCATCTCCGAAGCGGTCGTCGAAGCGATCCTCAAAATGAAATCGCGACGTCAGATGATCTTTGTCACGCACAACCCGAACATCCCAGTTCTTGGCGATGCCGAAAGGGTCTTTGTACTCGACTCCGATGGCGCTACATCGCGCAAGTCCAACGAAGGGACGGTCGATGAGTGCAAACGGGAGATCGTTAATTTGCTCGAAGGTGGTGAGAACGCGTTCAAAGTAAGGAAGCACCGCTATGCGTACTGA
- a CDS encoding SHD1 domain-containing protein — protein sequence MHRIAFLLLLPIASIAYAQEKFGGSEIIASQNVDQPNNFTAETPYGEITIVVKSPIVYLPKSGKTGITSFAKVGLMKDGKDVDQTNGFFDTKPKPIKVRIGESEAYTKNTIGEVAELVFSKPGSVQLIVVLGDDTIVVPIEVVQLPFEVGMESDIVIEELGFPSSKTTHFVKWPKNEFVEGVFYSVSATESIISFEHWKYKDLPHCIIAVDENKIKGINSVCIDPTDPVLFPEAYRQAILESYSKKDAPAAPEKAHEEAREERLEDYRIWSDRKGNKVEAKFIRYSDSKVTLETKDKRRIDVRINQLVEADATLAKKFNSEIRSRIK from the coding sequence ATGCATCGAATCGCTTTCTTACTGTTACTACCAATTGCTTCAATCGCATATGCTCAGGAAAAATTCGGCGGCAGTGAAATCATTGCTTCTCAGAATGTAGACCAGCCTAATAATTTTACCGCAGAAACACCTTATGGAGAGATCACGATAGTAGTCAAAAGCCCTATCGTTTATCTTCCTAAAAGCGGAAAGACAGGAATCACGAGCTTTGCGAAAGTGGGTTTGATGAAGGATGGGAAAGATGTCGACCAGACAAATGGCTTTTTTGATACAAAACCGAAGCCAATCAAGGTTCGCATCGGAGAATCTGAAGCATATACGAAAAACACAATTGGCGAAGTTGCCGAATTGGTTTTCTCCAAACCAGGATCAGTTCAGTTAATTGTCGTTCTGGGTGATGATACTATTGTAGTCCCAATCGAGGTAGTGCAGCTCCCATTTGAAGTTGGCATGGAGAGCGATATTGTCATCGAAGAGCTGGGATTCCCATCTTCTAAGACAACACATTTTGTTAAATGGCCGAAAAATGAATTTGTTGAGGGTGTTTTCTACTCGGTTTCTGCAACAGAGTCGATAATTTCATTCGAGCACTGGAAATACAAAGACCTGCCGCATTGCATAATTGCAGTCGATGAAAACAAAATAAAGGGTATAAATTCTGTCTGCATAGATCCTACCGATCCAGTTCTGTTTCCCGAGGCCTACCGCCAAGCAATACTTGAGAGTTATTCTAAAAAAGATGCTCCAGCCGCTCCGGAGAAAGCTCATGAAGAAGCACGCGAAGAAAGATTAGAAGATTACCGAATTTGGAGCGACCGTAAGGGTAACAAGGTCGAGGCAAAATTTATTCGTTACTCTGACTCAAAGGTTACGCTCGAGACTAAAGATAAAAGGCGGATTGATGTTCGAATTAATCAGCTTGTTGAGGCTGATGCGACACTTGCCAAAAAATTTAATTCCGAGATTAGAAGCAGAATAAAATAG